gatatagtcataggctaggccaaggcctagtaggccgaCTACAGAGTACAGTATCCATTTCTGTACACCTATACGAacttgccatgcaacaatgaatgcacacaaaatacagtgcataattttccattggacttgtgcatgtgtgcggcaagtcacttgcacaataggcataggcgctaggccaaaacaccggagtgcataaccaccggccgggtgttgccactattgtggtagccaagctgcccctagctcaatctgagctccagagtagggcgtatttgctttggttggcagtgcttaccttcaaactgagtgaaggtttgggtggactattgtccaccaagcaatctgattaaatTTGCGTCGTGCACGGGCTTTTATgctctcctgaacgcgttcatggaaccttttggcggctgcgttcaaagcgtaagctccgttactatggatatcgcgcagtcactccgcgtcaggcgctcactttcgaaaagattttgaacatgacgaaatttaataactagaactgctagtgtttttaaatcaggaatcaaactgatgaccccctttttgaccatgtaaaacattaaaatactcaaaaacatcttaaaattctacatccttaaacaattacatcttaaataatccaaagtttgatcaacaaaagtcgttttgaagaaatttacaattttaggaaaacttgtttacgtaAACCAGACGATGATGGCCggggaatttcaaaatgacaaatccaaaattctgtgaaacaacacatgaaaaacctgaattttgtcctcaatatttactcgtagacggtatgtaataccttattttgttcctgacaaaattatttacacaatattataagatctctgtacaatactagcggaaatagtgaaatttgaagccaatttcgcacgtacgacatgacaaattttctctgccgtattttcaacacTCGACATAAACTGACGATcggcaggtaaacaaatccaaatatttacaaaaatataccttgtgcagagccatgcaatcatttttaaatgcataATAACAATCAAAACATTGTAAACTtattgtccattttcctatactagCCACACAGTGTGTCCgtaattgacgcgtgacctctgcaCACAGCTCTGTGTTGAAGGTATAGGACACTTTCTTTCTAACGTCGTGGTGgtgttatttttaattcaaaGTCTTAGCAATTCAGATCATCATTTGCAGAAATTTGTTGTGATTACTAATatcttttcaaaaaaaataatagaGCATGTTTTCAACGTAGTTGTAGGGTTTATATGACACGTTGTGCAGGAAAATGGCACCACAATCCGTGTACTAATTGAATGGAGATTCATGCCTTCCACTGCCTGAAATTTGGTCCAACTTTACAACAGCGCCACGAGCGAACCATAAATTCGTTTCCTTAGCAACGCACATGTCAATCATCCTCATTTTCTTCCCTATCATGAGTCCAAAAACCAATCCCATTGGACAATGAACTCAACGTAGTCGCCCCCTTTGTATGAGTGAGTTTTTCCTAGGTTATTGGACATCAACATCAATTTCTACCAAGTTAGCAGACCAGTGCATAACCAGTTATTGATTTTTTGACGTCATAATTGGCTAGTGCCTTTGTGATAGGCAAACTGTTATTGATTGGCCTGAGTCAGTGATAGGCTGAGTGTTTTTAACTGGGATTAGGGTGATAAAAGgtcgaattttatttttacacagGGATAAGTTTATGAtgaactaccacgaacacgtgagcatcgtgacttttctctaaatatgaatttgacaagagctaaattttcgtatttctgcaatggacaaacacacaggaggtaagcttaaaacaggccaaaaatctgaaatcgcattttggctctccgtttcaatatACCCCCTGcctaacgaaattcaacaatattcaatatccaaagcaatatcatcactacaatatgccccaaaattgaactcccccaccccacataatcgcaaattgacacgacagcttcttgattcaatttatttcatccaaaactgtcctgtgatacaccttccccaatcaaacacatttctcttgcatttgatcatcttctactcttccctagaaaaaatcattatgataccaaatccccgggaccaaatctaagccatggaattcaccatatcacgtccaagctcacataatttgggcgccccattccttttttaaaggaatttttatttgttcacgcatgtgtacaccatTATAGCTGAGTGGCCCCCCGGGTAACCACCCACGTTTGATTTATGTCGAGCTGAGGCTATCTGGTAAAATTTTGAAGCGACTGTAAATTAGACTAGTCCACGACTAACTGGTGCGCCCTGTGAGTTTTGGTTTGTCGGCTGCTACGCGTGATAACTTGTGTAAACAGACCTATTTGCGGATTTTTAGTCAGGTATAAACTTGTAAATTAAGATGTAACGATCTTTGTAATATTTGCAATAAATAAGTGAGGGGGAGACCAGTTTGCTGTGCACACTAGCATGTTAAATAAACCCCGGTAGTGGTAACGTTCATGATGTTTAAGCTTACGTATGCCGGGCCTGTTGAGTGTTCAATGTGCAGGGATGATGTGGGTAAGCTTAACTTAATAATTACAGTGGACTAGTGTCAGCTAAGTGATTCATGGATTATGGTGATTGGCGACAGCGTACAGTAGAAGAGGTGAGGTCTCCTCCCCCTTCTACacgccgacgaccaatgggtcaaaccgtcttgttgtcaagagCATCGATTAGCCAAttcaattgatcattgattgtgtGTGGTtgtttatcttcaaatttgccatcaaactgcatcattttacatatcaaattaaagacattgagtaaagaaagtcaaaactgaaaacatttttgtcatagcactttccgtaacaaagttacatcttgtcaaagattgactttcatcaaaaagattctgctagcaaaattccccaaccAAAACAGCATTagggtagtccgaataatcagacccagaacaaaatattaatttctgacatgatcgtgttctgggtctgaactgtttccatatatgaaatcttgatggcaaattggacaatagaagcacatggttctatgtgacagctttttaatccctcttcaggttacgtgaatcacgctattgtggaccatccttctgatacctgagtgtttggacaagcggaacggttttttgtctacctctctgtttgtaaacaattcaggaggtcgaaatcgtcctcctcgccgaatacgaaagtcagcgtaatagtacggcactgcatttaggggtgtttctagatcttagtctcatggcgatagcccagggcgatagcagctttttttaatggaactgctatcaaaataaattccatgtgcgagtggctcatcaccataaaaatcatatatttgggtcaagtgaagtatagaaaacatatttatgtaggtttccttcaccgacctgttctcgaaaaaaattcaaatttctatgtaaatatgcattgtgtttgggccccggtccaggcgaatttcgctgactagcaaatgtgttaactaaggtttaccTGGGATACCTAATGTCTATAACTCCAAtacaacaaaataatgcacttgttctgagtctgatgttgatgcatctagtCAGTGCACTCCCCCATTCCGGGCTAGaccattagacgcatcaacatctcagtacatttaatgtgcattattttgtacaatttcactcccattatcccatacacatttattaattaagggaccgttcacaaacacttgttaggggggcctgatgcaaaaaaggggggcctgaaaatttttgaccctccaaaggggggccctgaaaaaattgaccacaaattttcctgggaaaattgagtttatatgcttttctatggggttgacccataattttcatgtcaaaaaggggggccctgaaatttttgaggtctgcagtaaaggggggcctgaaaaatgttcacgatgaaatttttttgcatcaggtccccccttacaagtgtttgtgaatggtcccaaaggtggtactacaccccctgataaattgtaTGTCTAATTTTCCTGggctaattttacatttttctcaaaaaataactacacactggtaagttaaagaaagtaaacatactaatgagaccatttttggaccataatgtacataaggaccagtgattacactgacaaaatttcatcaatatagctcttttcctttcgggtgatgtcaaaaacttttggataccccctcgtatattatatttataggggcaaagaatccaattacttcactgaaatttcagtgattcaagacaaagtGCTTCATTataatgaggtacattctagcgtagtaactggattccttttgttatcagtgtgttattaacttattatattttgagaaaaatgcaaaaatagtcgaaAATATAATCAAGGGGTGTACAGTAGTACCACTTTCCTATAATTAATGACACAGCTTTTTAAACACCTATTccctaaggccaagtaaaataaattacATATCGTCTTTCGTCTGGACTTTCTCATATTAATTTGGTGACGGAGGCCCTATTATTTGTTACAAATTtcttcatttctgtgtaaaattgcaaagtTCCATGAcacaaaaatgtaggcctacaccataaAAAGGCATTGACAATGTATGATCATGCTTGTTTTATAAAAACCATGACAGTAAATGGCTTGCAACCACAAGAAATGTTTCCTGTCAAGTGAGTGCagccattttcaaaaatgttgttcaTCCTAGGAAACTTAATTtaagttaaaaaataattataaataaatttgaataaaTTATCTGTTACAGAAAACATCAATTGAGACAGAAGAATGTTAGGTTTTAAGGGAAAGTCGGCAAGGATTGTCATCTCTGCACATTCACTGCTAAGGTGGACACTTCAGCAAAGCCAGAATGTGGTACGTAGACTGGATTAGtttttttatacatattattCATACATAAATGATGTAACTTGAAATTCTCCCGAACATGGAACTATTAAAGAAAAAGCCTGTATAttattagtccgaataatcagaccagtgctcgaatttaggaaaaataaatggttgtcccacggacaaccagattacaatttctgtttgtccgtctaagtttttggttgtccgtaggcctacaaatgtgacttttggctagatttatggttgtcctgcggacaaccgaatcagtattttggttgtccggcgactttttagtTGTCCcaggcaaccggacaaccaaaatttcgaacgctgaatCAGACCCAGaatatattaatttctgacatgatcctgttctgggtctgaactgtttccatatgaaatcttgatggcaaattggacaatagaagcacatggttctacgtaacagctttttaatccctattcatgttacgtgaatcacgctattgtggaccatccttctgatacttgagtgtttggacaagcggaacggtcttttgtctacctctctgtttgtaaacaaaccaggaggtcgaaatcgtcctcctcgccgaataggaaagtcagcgtaatagtacggcactagtatATTATACACATGTGCATTACGTCATggaagaaagaaataactttctTCCATGATTACACATACCCCAGAATGAGCACATATCATACTAGAGATGTTAGGACAGACAAGACAAGGAATTCCCACTCtagagcttttttttttaatgtctgaaCTAAGTatattatttcttcttctttaAATCTATCTTAATTTGCAGGTCCAACATCCGCATATCATCTGCATGTGCAAGCATAAACCACTCAGCTACAGAACTGTCTACACAAGTGCAATTAGATACAATGCATCAGGTGCTGCAACAGCTGATCCCAAAAAGAAGATTGGTGCCATGGGATATTTTCTACTCATTATTCCTGTTGCAGCTTTTGGTCTTGGAACTTGGCAAGTCCAAAGAAGAAAGTGGAAGCTTGGTTTGATCAAACAGTTAGAAGACAGAACAAATGCTGCACCCGTAGCCATGCCTATGAAGTAAGCATTTCACTTCATAACAGTACAATATTTGAAATGGTTGGATTCTGGAAGAAGAATTCAGTAAAATATTTCAGCTTAGCCTCTCCCTCTTATGTACTGTACATAGATTAAAAACAATGAGTAGTGGTGTTGGTAGGTGAAAGGGGCCTGTAGCCAAGGTGCAGTTTGGAGGGGAACTGAATCTCATCAATTTATTCAGTGACCCTCCAATACTTTTTATGAAATTTATGATAAAATTTATGATAAAATGGTCAATGATTATAGTCATTATGAGAGCCTGTTTAAGACCgaaattcaccttcattacgagtTTATAACCAAATTAGTAATATTTGTGTATGCTcttatttgcacaatttttccagGAAGAACCATTATGGGAGCATGTCAGGCATGCTTGCCCCCAGGTGCCACCAACTCTAGCTAGAGAGGGGCTGCACCAATTATAGCTACGTTCCTGACTATGATAGAATATTTAGATTTGGGAATGTTCATCATTGACATTCAAATGGCCCAGAATTAATTAGGATGATATTTGATGGATCCATGGTAATTGGTACTTTATACTGTGTACTATCATTACTGtgtaattttaaataaaattcataACATGAAATTAAATGAATATGCCTATTCTAAAAAATATAATCCAATTAAATGGTCAAATTAATTTCAAACATTACCATTAATTACATCGTGTTATTGCTTTCATACAAGTCTGCTGAgtgtctatagatgagttgacttctgacgtcattgcctggcagtatgcgcacgaatCATCACAATTTACATTGTATTTTGCCTGGCattatgcgcgcgcatcatattttgttcagggccgtgcttttaaaactactGCCACATCACATGAAGGCTATTGAGcagtagtggttgtatgcagttcgctcaagcatatcgatatgctaatcccttgcctttgttgataaacatggaggtcaactcatctataaattGCTTCTTCAAATGCATAGTTCACTGATGGACAATTGCTAGAGCTCACACATAACAAATTGTGTGTATTAAGTATACATGTGAACTTGATATAGGATTACCAACATTGATCCGACTCTTTAAATGCATTGTGTGAATGCCACATATTACTTGCAATAATTTTTGAATTGAGAGTTTCATGATATTTAAAACCATATAGTCACTTGTTAAATTTATTATACTAGGCATGAGGAGCTGGAAGAGTTGGAATACATGAAGGTGAAAGTTCGCGGCACATTTGATCACAGCAAAGAACTATATGTAGGACCCAGACAACAAGTTATACCCGGCTCAGCAGGGGGAGGACATGGTGGCAGTATGATCTCTAGTAAAGCAAGATTTGGTTATCATGTTATTACTCCATTTCACTGCATTGATCAAGGGTAGGCACATTACTAAGTTTGTTCGACTTATAATAGGCGAAAAAAAATAAGattcataacatgcatgtattgatatagactggcgtgcacgcagttgggcgcagcatCTACACAAGTCACTgcatgactggcgcacgcttatgtgaattgcCAAAAGCTTGTTTTTTTGGATTTACATATGTCTAATTCAAGACTAGGTGTGAATATGCTACTTTGTCTAGACCCGGTCTAAATATAAACCTGTTTTTGAGCATATGCCCTTTTTAGCTTTTCTAACCTCCGTGTCTGCATTAAGCATGTGTAAACTCTTGTCCTTTCAGGAATCTACATATTCTGAGTTATTTGATTTTTTCTTTTCAGAGTAACCATTCTGGTCAACAGAGGTTGGATTCCAAGAAATCTATTGAACCCAGCAACAAGGACTGGTGGACAGGTACATGTCTTAATTCTTAGAAAAAATATGATCTTGAGGCTTTCAATAAGATGCTTATAGAGAAAAATTACTTAATCCCTTCCTGTAATTCAAACAAATTTGAAGTAAATTTATTATGTTCATTCATGCAAATCTGAAATTCTAAACTTAAATTTAGTTCTCTGAGTTTGcagaaattatgaaaatttcaactttttgctgcaattttgccccaaaatttgttgatttttcccctgaaattcactttgcccccccactgccccccccccccccgaaaaaaattgctggcgccgccactgtgagTTTGATCCCCTTGTCAGTGTATGTGTGGTTCCTCCAGGTGCTTCCATCCAAAGGAAGTGCCAAAGTTTGTTTACAGTTTGAATTTATACATACACCTGTTCTTTTATTTTTCTAGGTTGGAGGAGAAACTGAACTTGTAGGAGTTGTTAAAATGACAGAGAAAGTAAGTTGTTGCAAATGACACAAAATCAGGGACATTAAATAGACTAAGTAAAATTTAAAACCACCAAGCAGTGCAAGCCGACATTTGAATGCAGTTCCTTACCATTAAAGGTGTCCAACTGTATGTGAGTCTTTAGTGACAAAAgcacctcaatgaacagagcccATCGTAATCTTACAAATTATACTGCCTAATACTGCCTAACAAGTAACAACCCCTGTTTACTAAACAGGGGTTGTTACTATCTATTTTCCACATGGAAAAGGTATGTTTTACAGGGAACCTATGCAAAGTggtaggagtgtcatttgatagcATAAGGTGGTGtaacatgttgcaaaggattctgggaagggtaagatatcttctcaggGCCAAAAgattcaattgtgagatatttagATACGGGCAAAAATAGGTGGGGAGCAAAATACAATAAACAACCATAATAAAGAAGAATAAAAGATTTTTTATCAATAATGTATATTTCTTGACAGAGAGCTCCATTTATGGCCAAGAATGACGTAGCACGTAACCAGTGGTTTTACTGTGATTTTGATGAGATGTCTCAAGTAACAGGTGCAGAACCAATCCTTATAGATGTTGCAGCAGGTATGTAtataatcagagaagatgagaaaagaggaggtcgctcgaaCATTATAATCCGATtgcccacagttaacctccattcacttttctttgtttggagtACTTCAAACACCACTTGAatattcctttgtggtaatctgttcatccgccacacgctcgactgattcagtagttctcttagtggagaaaatattccacacacggaagtacatcgttaaattcccaatttggcagtcaaatcatgctttttttctttaaaaaaataatactaactctagggtgaccatgatttttaaacgagtgaaaaagcattatatatatcacaactcccattaaaaaattcaaaagttttgttaagttatggaaagtcaagcataattaattttccagtaaaattaatataaggtcaaagaaaaagaaatttaaatgataaccatttgaatatttgcggctgtttacggaaacttaaaactagtgtaatcagtaattcaaactcgtgtcagtttctccatatactcccgttctgtgtccaaacgtgtccaaaaatgcaatTTGGATCAAAAGTGATGGTCTTTTCACAGGGaactcgggtcaaacttagcagccggtcatgccaaacaatacagaaattatatttcgcggtcaactgacgtaacaaattgatatccgggcatgcgccgtttagagctagacagtcgtgactcgccaagccacttatcgtattagttgatcaatcggattagatcattgtttccatcaataggcggatgcacacattatttatttgatgtgggcagcgagcgacctcctcttttatcatcttctctgatataattTATCCTTTTCTTTGTAGATCTCTTCCAAAAGGGGTAGTAGGACTTGTTggggaaaaaatttaaaaacacatCGCCATGCATTAAAGTGCATGGTAGGGTACCATTGTATTGGTCAACTAACTCCATTTGGacctattttagcattaaaattgcaaatgtttgtGTGCTTCTCATGCATTTGTCCCACAAAAGTCATTCTGGTAGCCGGTCAGCGGGACAACTTGGAAATTTTGCCCTGTACGCCGCTGCTAAGTTTTTGGAAAGCAACAGCATTTCTATAAAATTCTGGGTCAAcccatatttttaacatgaaGTCCATGCAAATTTTACCACTATTCAACAAAATCAAGTGGTGATTTTTTTCAATTGCAAATTCCAGCTgcttataaaatttacttcagatAAATTCCTGTTTCAGTCATGTTATCCATAGTGCTCTACTGTGCTACAGAATTGATGTGATGTGAAATAACCTAATTGCAACCCATGTTGATTTCAGGATGCTAAGACaaacttttcttttgttttgcctAAAACGTCTTTGATTATTTTgggtttttatttaatttttcagaAAGCACCACACCGGGTGGACCTGTAGGTGGACAGACCAGAGTGACCTTAAGAAATGAACATCTTCAATATATAATTACATGGTAAGATACAAAGAaattccttcaaagaaaataATGAGTACCATTTATAACGGTAAATTTTAAATGCAGCTTTCTGCTCAGTAGGTTTTGTAAGAGATGTAAAATGACACCATGATATAATAAGTGAATTCTGAACAAAAACTTAATGTGAGAGTTAGCTTCATTAAAAATGCAAGTCGAACCTGGTTGCTCATGGGTTCAGTGCTCAGATTCATGATCCTGGTTGCTCATGGGTTCAGTGCTCAGATTCATGATCCTGGTGGCTCATGGGGTCAGAGCTCAGATTCATGATCCTGGTGGCTCATGGGTTCAGTAACATGCATGAATCTGATCACTGAACCCATTATCTTGGTGGCTCATGTGTTCAGTGATCAGATTCATGATCTTAATGTGGCAGGTTCGAACAAGGCACTTAATCCCATTTGCTTCACTTATGAGCCTCCATCTTATGCTAGGAAAGCCTAAGGGAGCGAtcattatttatggcaggggggggaatgggtaaatttaggggggaacacaaaattttttgtggtcttgagggggaacctgaaattttagttgaaccatgagggggattgttaaattttaaatggagaaaattgggaaaacaaggggaacgcgaaaattttgagcggacgcgagggggaacacgaaattttgtgtcaatatttttgccaaaacacccattccccccccctgccgtaaataacgatcggtccctaaggtactcaagtttggtgaGGGACATGCGTCAAACACCCATTTCCACACCCGAGGACTAGATTTTGTGCCAAATTGAAAGGTGGGGAGTTTACATTGCACAGTCCATTTACATGTGCCAGTGGTGAAGCGTGTGCAAAACACCAAATTATATACTGACCTTTgataattgtatttttattttctatacaGGTATGGGTTATCAATAGCAACTGGGCTGCTTTGGTATACTGGCATTTTCAAGAAGAAATCAGGTGCTTCTACAAGACCTCCAGTACGGCACATCTAATGGAAACTAGTAGTGTGTGTGATGTGCATTTTCACATTTGTATGAATATATGTGTTAACTTAAGCAGAATGGTCATTTAACATATTATAACGTTATCAagctaataaaataattatgtttaggTCAATAATTTCTCAATTTTATTTGCATGCGGGCCATGGAGGGTTAGACAAATGTCAAAAACCTGtgcttgagggccaaatacataaatgttttgctatgtttactacACATTTCACAGCAGCTCAGGTGCCAACCACCGGGCCAACCACCATTGGCCCATGGGCCGTATCTGGCCTGCGGGCCATCTATTGAGAATCCCTGGTGTACTGTATAATACTCCTATCATACTAGTATTACTAGTACTTGCAACATTAGAGACAAATTGCTGGTAATCAAatactatactttgatcaactcgtaataggtgagactcataacatcatggattgagatagaatggcatacacacagtCGGGTGCAGCACCTATGCAGAGTGCGCTCTGCATAGTGTATGATAGAagtgtgcttttgtgaatttatgtgTCAAAAGTTGGGGACTTTATTGACAAGtgcaataacaaaaaaaaaattaatgcctGTGCACAAGTTGAGCAATGTATAGTGTCAACGATTCAATCACTACTGGCAATTAATTTATAAGAAATATGACAGAGCAACTTAGGATTTACTTGTTTGAAGGGTGACGATTTAATGTTGAACGTGCTAGAGACTTTTCATATTGGTAAATTGCTTTATTAGAGCTATGTTGATgccaaaaaaatcatcaaaaatactGCACTAGTGTCTAATTGATGGCTTTGGTCCTGCCAGGGTACTGAT
Above is a genomic segment from Amphiura filiformis chromosome 17, Afil_fr2py, whole genome shotgun sequence containing:
- the LOC140137991 gene encoding surfeit locus protein 1-like: MLGFKGKSARIVISAHSLLRWTLQQSQNVVQHPHIICMCKHKPLSYRTVYTSAIRYNASGAATADPKKKIGAMGYFLLIIPVAAFGLGTWQVQRRKWKLGLIKQLEDRTNAAPVAMPMKHEELEELEYMKVKVRGTFDHSKELYVGPRQQVIPGSAGGGHGGSMISSKARFGYHVITPFHCIDQGVTILVNRGWIPRNLLNPATRTGGQVGGETELVGVVKMTEKRAPFMAKNDVARNQWFYCDFDEMSQVTGAEPILIDVAAESTTPGGPVGGQTRVTLRNEHLQYIITWYGLSIATGLLWYTGIFKKKSGASTRPPVRHI